A portion of the Lolium rigidum isolate FL_2022 chromosome 1, APGP_CSIRO_Lrig_0.1, whole genome shotgun sequence genome contains these proteins:
- the LOC124677574 gene encoding DNA damage-repair/toleration protein DRT100-like, with the protein MASPAPSPATTLLTLATLAVLVSAAAACSESDRDALLSIRAALSEARLGVFSTWKGDDCCANWYGVSCDPTNGRVADLTLRGEAEDAVMAPAGRPASGVMSGYISDRVCRLDALSSLILADWKQISGPIPPCIATSLTSLRILELPANRLTGEIPRSIGSLSRLTVLNLADNLISGAIPDSVTSLASIKHLDLANNQLTGRIPASIGNLAATLSRALLSRNRLSGPIPPSVGSLTRLADLDLSENRLTGAIPDSLGSSGTGVLTTLHLGGNRISGRIPTKLLATKGLGIVNLSRNAVEGPIPDVFTAKSYFMLLDLSRNRLTGGVPKSLASAAYVGHLDLSHNRLCGTIPAGPPFDHLDAESFASNSCLCGSPLGKCT; encoded by the coding sequence ATGGCATCTCCCGCTCCGAGCCCGGCCACGACGCTCCTCACGCTCGCCACCCTCGCGGTGCTCGTCTCAGCCGCCGCGGCGTGCTCAGAGTCCGACCGGGACGCGCTGCTCTCCATCCGCGCGGCGCTGTCGGAGGCGCGCCTGGGCGTGTTCTCCACGTGGAAGGGCGACGACTGCTGCGCCAACTGGTACGGCGTGAGCTGCGACCCCACCAACGGCCGCGTCGCCGACCTGACCCTCCGCGGCGAGGCGGAGGACGCCGTGATGGCCCCCGCCGGCCGCCCCGCCTCCGGGGTCATGTCCGGCTACATCTCCGACCGCGTCTGCCGCCTCGACGCGCTCTCCTCCCTCATCCTCGCCGACTGGAAGCAGATATCCGGGCCCATCCCGCCCTGCATCGCCACCTCCCTCACTTCCCTCCGCATCCTCGAGCTCCCGGCCAACCGACTCACCGGCGAGATCCCGCGCTCCATCGGCAGCCTCTCCCGCCTTACCGTGCTCAACCTCGCCGACAACCTCATCTCCGGCGCCATCCCCGACTCCGTCACCTCCCTCGCTTCCATCAAGCACCTCGACCTCGCCAACAACCAGCTCACCGGCCGGATCCCAGCCAGCATCGGCAACCTCGCCGCCACGCTCAGCCGCGCGCTGCTTAGTCGGAACCGGCTTTCCGGCCCCATCCCTCCGTCCGTCGGCTCCCTCACCAGGCTCGCCGACCTCGACCTCTCCGAGAACCGTCTCACCGGGGCGATCCCGGACAGCCTGGGTTCCTCGGGCACCGGCGTGCTCACGACGCTGCACCTCGGCGGCAACCGCATCTCCGGGCGGATCCCGACGAAGCTGCTGGCGACCAAGGGGCTCGGGATCGTGAACCTCAGCCGGAACGCCGTGGAGGGCCCCATCCCAGACGTGTTCACAGCAAAGTCGTACTTCATGCTGCTGGACCTGTCGCGGAACCGGCTCACCGGAGGCGTGCCCAAGTCGCTGGCGTCGGCGGCGTACGTGGGGCACCTCGACCTCAGCCACAACCGGCTGTGCGGCACCATCCCGGCGGGGCCGCCGTTCGACCACCTCGACGCCGAGTCCTTCGCCAGCAACAGCTGCCTCTGCGGGTCCCCGCTCGGCAAGTGCACGTGA
- the LOC124677584 gene encoding OVARIAN TUMOR DOMAIN-containing deubiquitinating enzyme 4-like, producing MRLYSSAICLRRSASSNMYAHSNQFQGGGTQSMAIQKCFGPQSSRSHMTSGSASFSFNKNLRPAEPQSLKYFASLVGRRLRCGLSTREGSLSVKLDMLSRERISGMNWNWRGMHQKLGATAGGLCFGFSVTGTAKAEMPVDRNINCSETSASSTHEKKVYTDYSVTGIPGDGRCLFRSVVHGACVRSGKAIPNEDLQRKLADELRSMVADEFVSRREETEWFVEGDFDTYVSQIRQPHVWGGEPELFMASHVLQMPITVYMRDEDGGGLISIAEYGQEYGKEDPVQLLYHGFGHYDSLQIRANRGPEARM from the exons ATGCGGCTCTATTCATCTGCAATCTGTTTGCGGCGATCTGCCTCAAGTAACATGTATGCCCATTCCAATCAGTTTCAAGGAGGAGGCACACAGAGTATGGCCATACAGAAGTGCTTCGGGCCGCAGTCAAGCCGTTCTCATATGACATCGGGATCAGCCAGTTtttcttttaataaaaatttaagacCTGCTGAACCGCAGAGTCTGAAGTACTTTGCTAGCTTAGTGGGCCGACGATTGCGTTGCGGATTATCAACTAGAGAGGGCAGTCTAAGTGTAAAGCTCGACATGCTTTCACGTGAAAGAATTTCGGGTATGAATTGGAATTGGAGAGGCATGCATCAAAAATTAGGAGCTACAGCTGGTGGGCTTTGTTTCGGATTTTCAGTTACTGGGACTGCAAAAGCTGAGATGCCAGTTGACAGGAATATTAACTGTTCAGAAACATCAGCATCATCTACTCATGAGAAGAAAGTCTACACAGATTATTCTGTTACTG GCATTCCAGGAGATGGAAGATGCTTATTCCGTTCCGTGGTTCACGGTGCATGTGTCCGGTCAGGGAAAGCTATACCCAATGAAGATCTTCAGAGAAAGCTAGCTGATGAATTGAGGTCAATG GTTGCCGATGAATTTGTCAGTAGACGGGAAGAGACTGAATG GTTTGTTGAGGGCGATTTCGATACATATGTTTCTCAGATTAGGCAGCCACATGTGTGGGGTGGTGAGCCAGAACTGTTCATGGCTTCACATGTTCTTCA GATGCCAATAACTGTGTACATGCGTGATGAAGATGGGGGTGGTTTAATAAGTATCGCTGAATATGGCCAAGAGTATGGTAAAGAAGATCCAGTACAACTTCTGTATCATGGTTTTGGCCATTATGATTCCCTTCAGATTCGAGCCAATAGGGGTCCAGAGGCAAGAATGTAG